The genomic segment CGATTGGAGCCTTTGCAGCAACCGATTCGCAGAAAAGCGCAGGAGCAGCTTTGTAAAAAGTTGACTGCATTAAACGCTTGTCTTCCGACTGGGAAAATATTACAAATTGAAGTTGGTCCGTCGCCTATTAAAAGTTAAAGTTTTGAGAATTTTAAGGCGATTCGCCGCAAACATGACGCGGTAAAAAAATAAAAAAGTGATGACTGGCGCCCATGCAATTTCAGTGCCATATTGGTGATGTCATTTTTTTATTCAAGCGCAATTTAAAAATAAAGTGTCCAAAAAATTATATGCAAAAGTGCTATTTATTCCGAGGTCTGTACTTATGGATCTGCCTCCTGACACCATGTTCCAGATTGCTGAACCAGACTGGAATACACATGAATCAGCTGATTTTAAACAAACCATGAGTGGTATGGATATGGAATATCTGGCTATGGCAAACAGAACTGAAATACAGGAAACAGGATTTAAAAACAATGCAGGTGTTTATGAAACCAGGAAAGCTATATTAAAAATGCAGCCAGGGGTTAATTTTGATTCAGGATATGAAACTGGCAATAATAATTTTATTTATTCCAAAGACTGGCGGGATGCAGGTTTACAGATTTCTAAAACCCTTTTTGATCTGCTCCCGACTGCCCAGACCTCACATAATCAGGCAGAAGCAGAATATTCAAAGGGCATGGCTTTAAAAATGGCAGTAACAACTCAACTGCATCTGGCGCGCCAGCAGTATATTATGGCAAAAGAAATGTACAATTTATCTGCAATTTTAATAAATCCTGTAAATAAATCTTCCTTAACTGCAAAAAATACGGCTGGAATTAAAAATGAAACTGATGACTTGATTTCCAGAATACGTTTTCATGAGGCTTATACAGAACTTGAAATGGCTGCTGACAGATTATTCAATTCTTTTGGCATAACCCGCCTGCCGGCAAATATTAATTCCGCCAGTGTATCTTATCTGACAACTGCTCTTCAAAATTCATTAAACAAACGGGCAAGGCTTTTAAGCCAGAGTTCTTTTGATACAGAACCCAAAAAAAATAAAACTGCAGATAAACCAGTCCAGACACTGGCAGATAAACCTGAAAACATACCTGAGATTAAAAAGCCTTCTCCAGAGCCTGATGACAAACCGTCAGAATCATATAAATTTCAATCTAAACAAGCAGTGGTAGTCAATGCATCTGCTGCTGAAAAAAAAGGACAAAAACCGGTTCGTGAAATTTCAGTATTCAGGGATGTTGTAAACATACATTTTGAGCCTTCAGCTAAATCTGCAATAAAAGGCCAGGGGCTTATCGGAGAAAGATATAATCTTTTGGGCTGGTCTCCCAAAGGATGGCTGAAGATTGAAATGAGTGATGGTTCATACGGATGGATACCTACAAAATATGCAAAACCCATAGAAAATGAAGATAGTGAAAATAAATTTACACAGCCTGAAATACCTGAAAAACAAGTTAAAATAAATCCGGCACCTGCTCCAAAACCAGCAGACAGGATGATTGTTACAACAACAAGAGCAAATGTACGCACAGGTCCAGGCCTTAATTTCAAGGTTATATATATATCAGAAAAAGGCTCAAGATTTAAGGTGCAGGGAAGCTCCGGGGAATGGTTTGAAATCAGGACTAAAAGCGGTTCAAAAGGGTGGCTGCATGACAGCACTGTTAAGGTGCTGGCAGGAAACTAGCAAAATCCATACAGGGAGTCACAAAAATGCAGTCCGTCAAATATAAGAAACTGGTTTTGGGATTATGGGCAGCCAGTATCATTCCATGCTTTTTTTTTAAAAATAGTCAAATACTATACTGGTATATCCTT from the Desulfonema limicola genome contains:
- a CDS encoding SH3 domain-containing protein, whose translation is MDLPPDTMFQIAEPDWNTHESADFKQTMSGMDMEYLAMANRTEIQETGFKNNAGVYETRKAILKMQPGVNFDSGYETGNNNFIYSKDWRDAGLQISKTLFDLLPTAQTSHNQAEAEYSKGMALKMAVTTQLHLARQQYIMAKEMYNLSAILINPVNKSSLTAKNTAGIKNETDDLISRIRFHEAYTELEMAADRLFNSFGITRLPANINSASVSYLTTALQNSLNKRARLLSQSSFDTEPKKNKTADKPVQTLADKPENIPEIKKPSPEPDDKPSESYKFQSKQAVVVNASAAEKKGQKPVREISVFRDVVNIHFEPSAKSAIKGQGLIGERYNLLGWSPKGWLKIEMSDGSYGWIPTKYAKPIENEDSENKFTQPEIPEKQVKINPAPAPKPADRMIVTTTRANVRTGPGLNFKVIYISEKGSRFKVQGSSGEWFEIRTKSGSKGWLHDSTVKVLAGN